Proteins co-encoded in one Paracrocinitomix mangrovi genomic window:
- a CDS encoding GldM family protein, whose product MPKFTLLVGLLLILSGKSLACSCETRSKVKEEMEQAEYVVYGKVLDVTFVPGYYFHELITKDSSEIHKEDQPPNAEFLKATFVITHTFKGKSELDTITVYTDESERSCGVAFQAGEEYVIYGWSREYLVERYNHIWHPLEEPEEIGSIWTNLCTRTTKEVRSELAQLEAYFTENRTTQVERYRSTISLTENRILFWNVKNPVEFVGPAKYDSLTILVNGGEFYSTGSSTGYIIPTKKEMRSIKVDVIGFLNGQKESLLAFDYKVLRLPDPSIYIGNFDLTSDLNRLNDQSLFQEFRFTARYDYTTNYLIGITDCNFSIKKWTIQVGKQEIVGSNKADYDQLFIAITNAKKGTEIRFQSFEIAGPDGAMRTIDVNTTYLKKGKKNEVIKRNFWSLSPSE is encoded by the coding sequence ATGCCAAAGTTCACTTTATTAGTAGGTCTTTTATTAATCTTGAGTGGTAAATCATTGGCATGCAGCTGTGAAACTAGGTCAAAAGTCAAAGAAGAAATGGAACAAGCTGAGTACGTTGTATACGGAAAAGTACTGGACGTCACATTTGTTCCTGGATACTACTTTCATGAACTTATTACGAAAGACTCAAGCGAAATTCATAAAGAAGATCAGCCACCAAATGCAGAGTTTCTCAAAGCAACTTTTGTAATTACTCATACATTCAAAGGTAAATCTGAGCTTGACACTATTACTGTTTATACGGATGAGAGTGAACGATCATGCGGTGTTGCATTCCAAGCAGGAGAAGAATATGTGATTTATGGATGGAGCCGGGAATATTTAGTAGAACGCTATAATCATATATGGCATCCACTAGAAGAACCAGAAGAAATTGGATCTATTTGGACGAACTTGTGCACAAGAACAACAAAAGAAGTAAGGTCAGAATTGGCTCAATTAGAAGCCTATTTTACTGAAAATAGAACTACTCAAGTTGAGCGCTATCGCAGTACCATTAGTCTTACTGAAAATAGAATCTTATTCTGGAATGTCAAAAACCCTGTTGAGTTTGTGGGCCCTGCTAAATATGATTCTCTTACGATTTTGGTTAATGGTGGAGAATTCTATTCAACAGGATCAAGCACAGGCTACATCATTCCAACAAAAAAGGAAATGCGTTCAATTAAAGTTGATGTAATTGGCTTTCTAAATGGGCAAAAAGAATCACTTCTAGCCTTTGATTACAAAGTATTGAGGTTACCTGATCCATCTATTTATATCGGCAATTTTGATCTAACATCTGATCTAAATCGACTTAATGATCAATCTCTATTTCAAGAGTTTAGGTTCACTGCTAGATATGATTACACAACAAACTATTTGATAGGAATAACAGACTGCAATTTCTCAATAAAAAAATGGACTATACAAGTAGGTAAGCAAGAGATTGTAGGCTCAAACAAAGCGGACTATGATCAACTATTCATAGCTATTACCAATGCAAAAAAAGGAACTGAAATAAGGTTTCAATCTTTTGAAATAGCAGGACCTGATGGGGCTATGCGAACAATTGATGTGAATACAACCTACCTTAAAAAAGGCAAAAAAAATGAAGTCATTAAACGCAATTTTTGGAGTCTATCTCCATCTGAATGA
- a CDS encoding alpha/beta hydrolase family protein → MKKINIYILLTVLLFACSNATNDNNETEKEKLGENTYEHDLSSFKSKIKQNGFVSDGKTPEPPSELFSLVKYESEVGSLDAYLSANVDTSRKNPIIIWAHGGFGGIGSWFWEYGSYTQPFVDAQIPVMCPSWRGENENPGEYEMFLGEVHDFKMAIDYAKELPYVDTNRIYVAGHSTGGTLAILVSLLSNDIRATFSFGGAPDIYAVVENGEGYGNTPFKYSNKDESFVRSSINYVKDIKNSIFYFEGEESFYPEYANEMESKATALNKPFNSIIIPGETHFSVVLPIEELIVQKILSDTTQKLTIDFTDSEVLELF, encoded by the coding sequence ATGAAAAAGATCAATATATACATACTTCTTACTGTCTTGCTATTTGCTTGTTCAAATGCCACAAATGATAATAATGAAACGGAAAAAGAAAAACTAGGTGAGAACACTTACGAGCATGACCTTAGTTCTTTCAAATCCAAAATCAAGCAAAATGGTTTCGTCTCGGACGGAAAAACACCAGAACCACCTAGCGAGCTATTCAGTTTAGTTAAATATGAATCTGAAGTTGGTTCATTAGATGCTTACCTCAGTGCTAATGTCGATACAAGTCGTAAAAACCCGATAATTATTTGGGCACATGGTGGATTCGGTGGTATTGGAAGCTGGTTTTGGGAATATGGAAGTTACACCCAGCCCTTTGTTGATGCTCAAATACCTGTTATGTGTCCATCTTGGAGAGGCGAAAACGAAAATCCCGGAGAATATGAAATGTTTTTGGGTGAGGTTCATGATTTTAAAATGGCAATTGATTATGCAAAAGAATTACCATATGTTGACACTAACCGAATATATGTGGCCGGTCATAGTACTGGCGGAACTCTTGCAATTTTAGTTTCACTTTTATCTAATGATATTCGTGCAACATTTTCGTTTGGTGGTGCTCCAGACATTTACGCAGTTGTTGAAAATGGAGAAGGGTATGGAAATACTCCTTTTAAATATTCTAACAAAGATGAATCATTCGTGAGATCCTCTATTAATTATGTCAAAGACATCAAAAATTCAATTTTCTATTTTGAAGGCGAGGAGTCATTTTATCCAGAATATGCTAATGAAATGGAATCAAAAGCCACAGCATTGAACAAACCATTTAATTCAATCATAATTCCCGGAGAGACTCATTTTAGCGTTGTTCTTCCTATAGAGGAACTTATTGTTCAAAAAATTCTATCTGATACAACTCAGAAATTAACGATAGACTTTACTGATTCTGAAGTGTTAGAACTGTTTTGA
- a CDS encoding sensor histidine kinase yields MKTFLNKIQHLGISDETDQGLVQIIKLLNSITLVTIGFGILYFFISLGIAQYSMTYIVIINSILISGVFIFNNKKYYKTSRLYFLSLVNIGLALNCVFFGKESGIHFFYLVSASLPFIFFRNSELKLIVISVLMPTTFFVLIQFNAFPTNYIQHIDNLQLIFNMSMISSFVWTIINFYIVAQKNHKSMVEINDKNLEINNALDQKSILLQEVHHRVKNNLQIIISLLNLQSVKTEDEKTKQLLEESSNRIRSISSVHELLYSTKDFSNISAKTYIEHLIENIELSQLNKEVSTAINYHIEDVSLSLEKGIPLGLIINEIVTNSLKHAVVENAVNIDIQLNSNNNSIDVLIKDSGKGFDFESQLQNDHSLGLFLIKTIIEQIDGNLDTDISEKGTQYHIQFEK; encoded by the coding sequence GTGAAAACATTTCTGAATAAAATTCAGCATTTAGGGATATCTGATGAAACTGACCAAGGCCTGGTACAGATTATAAAATTGCTTAATTCAATTACCCTGGTAACCATTGGTTTTGGGATTCTTTATTTCTTTATTTCACTAGGTATTGCACAATACAGCATGACATACATTGTCATCATTAATTCAATACTGATTTCCGGTGTTTTTATATTTAATAATAAGAAGTATTACAAAACATCTCGCCTTTATTTTTTGTCTCTTGTCAATATAGGATTGGCCCTAAACTGTGTGTTTTTTGGAAAAGAATCTGGCATCCATTTTTTCTACCTGGTTTCTGCCAGTTTACCCTTTATATTTTTTAGGAACTCTGAATTAAAATTGATAGTAATATCGGTATTGATGCCCACTACATTTTTTGTGCTTATTCAATTCAACGCTTTTCCTACAAATTACATTCAGCACATTGATAATCTGCAATTAATATTCAACATGAGTATGATTTCATCTTTTGTGTGGACCATTATCAATTTCTATATCGTGGCACAAAAAAACCACAAATCAATGGTTGAAATCAATGATAAAAACCTGGAGATTAACAACGCATTAGATCAAAAAAGTATCTTGTTACAAGAGGTTCATCACCGCGTTAAAAACAACCTTCAAATCATCATCAGCCTTTTAAATTTGCAATCTGTAAAAACAGAAGACGAAAAAACAAAACAATTACTGGAAGAAAGTTCCAACCGAATTAGATCAATTTCAAGTGTACATGAATTGCTTTATTCTACTAAGGATTTTTCTAACATCTCTGCTAAAACTTACATTGAGCATTTAATTGAAAACATTGAATTATCACAGCTCAACAAAGAGGTAAGTACAGCCATCAACTATCACATTGAAGATGTGAGTTTATCTTTGGAAAAGGGAATTCCTTTGGGCTTAATCATTAATGAAATTGTAACCAATTCATTAAAACATGCCGTTGTTGAAAATGCCGTTAATATTGATATCCAATTAAATTCAAACAACAATTCAATAGATGTTTTGATAAAGGATTCAGGGAAGGGATTTGACTTTGAAAGTCAATTACAAAACGACCATTCATTGGGCTTGTTTTTAATTAAAACCATCATTGAACAAATTGATGGAAATTTGGATACAGATATCAGTGAAAAGGGAACCCAATATCATATACAGTTTGAAAAATAG
- a CDS encoding lysozyme inhibitor LprI family protein, translating to MIRFNLLIGLFILSYQALSQDTSDVYRLKNLEYMKLANRVNCDSTTGSNIEHRICLNLEFQEKDAVLNEVYTNFINTCESEEQKTIYQSYHDNWIIYRRKASEIESEGLESNMLGIYYLSTMIKLTELRTEELIFLQEY from the coding sequence ATGATCCGCTTTAATCTACTTATTGGGCTATTTATCTTATCCTATCAAGCCCTTAGTCAGGATACCTCAGATGTTTACCGACTAAAAAATTTGGAATACATGAAATTAGCAAACCGGGTAAATTGCGATAGTACTACCGGTTCAAATATTGAACATAGAATCTGTCTAAATTTAGAATTTCAAGAAAAAGATGCTGTACTAAATGAAGTATACACCAACTTTATCAATACTTGCGAATCTGAAGAGCAAAAAACCATTTACCAATCTTATCATGATAATTGGATTATTTATAGAAGAAAAGCCAGCGAAATTGAATCAGAAGGACTTGAGAGCAATATGCTTGGTATATACTACCTTAGCACCATGATCAAACTCACAGAATTAAGAACCGAAGAATTAATATTTTTACAAGAATACTAA